The Acidobacteriota bacterium genome includes a window with the following:
- a CDS encoding helix-turn-helix domain-containing protein, giving the protein MEEIMPRKSPFIIKLNYVEREELEKIVRKYTSPYRDVIRAKIVLYAAEGLSNDRIASRLDTARQIVSKWRKRFFEEGLAGLAEHPRRGRSVRFSPQSGRGH; this is encoded by the coding sequence TAATGCCACGAAAGAGCCCTTTTATAATTAAGCTCAATTATGTTGAAAGAGAAGAATTGGAAAAGATAGTCAGGAAATATACGTCTCCGTATAGAGATGTCATTCGAGCAAAGATTGTGTTGTATGCTGCCGAAGGCCTTAGCAATGATCGGATTGCCTCTCGTCTGGATACAGCAAGACAGATTGTCAGTAAGTGGCGGAAAAGGTTTTTCGAGGAGGGCTTGGCCGGATTGGCTGAGCACCCTCGACGCGGGCGTTCAGTCCGCTTTTCCCCCCAGAGTGGTCGTGGCCATTAA